Sequence from the Primulina huaijiensis isolate GDHJ02 chromosome 16, ASM1229523v2, whole genome shotgun sequence genome:
CTCGTCCTAAATAGACTTTCAAGCCATCGGCTAGACAATTGTAACACGTCTGATAAAAATAGTTGAACTAcatccatatttttaaaattatttatacgTAGTTGGAATCGAAAATTAAGTACTTCAGTCGTTAATTATGATGTAATTTATGTTCATACACGTGTGAAATAAAGGCATTGACAGATTCAAACCTAAACAAATTAATCATTAATAACTTATTGTCAGCTTGCAGCAGTTGTTCATCAATCAACGAGGATGAAGTCTGTTGGGACAGAAAAGTTCAACTGCTTAACTCGTCCTTATTCTCGccaattaataatattaataataataataataataataataataattattatttagtatCTACTCCTATACAAGAAAAGATTATACCGATGGAGATAAGAAAACTCCATAcaaattttttctatttatcGAGGAATATTGTCTTATAATTTGAAACTAAAAAATCCGAAAAGACTGAATTACAAGTAAAAAGATATAAAGAAGCAATTTCGGAAAGTTatctattaaaaatataatatgttaaaaaaatttgtttcatcAGTAAGAAGTTTCTCCATCATAATTCtttttgaataataaatataacttttctaagatttaattatttttatcgatTTTTATTGGATCTGATGAATCTAATCTATCCCATGAGAACAAAAAATCAGCCCAACaactttaaatttaaaacattGGATTCCTAATAACTAGACCAATTTAAATTGGCCGTTGGATAACACTGATTTTAAGGTTCTCTCATTTGGTTATAGTTAGTTACTTTTAATAGCTAAAAGTTGACATAAATTGAAACTTTTGATTATTtgtatataattttcaattattattgctcagaaaaaagtttaaaaaatggTTTATATGAATAACAACGATAATAATGAGTAAGCTTACTGTGACTCATGGCTCTATATTCGTAAGACGGATAAACCTGATTCATAACTTAAGTGAACGATAATATTTTTAacgtaaaaaataaaattcttaatgAATTAAGTTGGATAAGAGATTAGTTTCGCGAAGTTAACCCACGAGACAGTCTCATAAAAACTTTTGCGATGATTATTAGTTTGTAATTTTAATAACAATTTAGTACATAATTAATCACTTAATCCGATGTTGGAGAGTGCCAACTTTATGCCTGAATGGGGGACATTGTCTAAAGATACAATCATTTTGAAAATAGTAAATATGTAGTAATGAAGGGCGCCAAGTCGGACATCGTATTTTTCTATATACAGTGATGATATCGTATTTGCACAATCACCAAAAAAGGCcagaaaatttataatatttattatcttGGTGTACTTTCataagtttttatttaattgtttactGCCCCTCGCTCTTGCTCTAGCtctattattaatataaaatttataacttttaatatttaatttattacattCATAATGGActgtttttaattaataataaagtaCCCTAAGCTTTAATATCCAAAATCAttgttattaattaatattaaggGAACATTGGAAAAAGTTGCGGTGTCTCATGTGATACCGAAAGCAATTActctaatatatataaatattagatGCAACGAATATCCAAGTTAATAGATTAAGTAAATTTTCGATCAATTataattagtttaatttatcTTATCAACATTTTACCGGATGAGACCGTCGCAAAAaaatttttcaatataatttatcTACCTGACGTGATTTGTAAATGTTGTTTAAGCTCGAAAATTTACCCGTAACAGCTGCGGTTACAAGGATAAATTTTGTAATCATGAATGAATTCTCAAGTCATTTGGTAATCATATATCATGagaaatttttatgcaaatgatCGTAAGAATTAATTACCGGCTAACCAGGTCAAAATTTTTTATCGGTCCAGATTCCATGAATTTCTTCAGGTTGcttgctttaattttttttttaaaagtcagTGTACTAAAAATGACTTATTCCGGAGAAAATGTACAGAGTTTGACCAATGACTGTCTTTTAGCATGTATTTCTGCATCTATAACATGTTCATAGGTTCAATCTTGATGATTTTTCGGAGTTGAAATTGCTGTTATCATTTGTGCGTACtgcatttttttccttttaaagtTTTTTCATTTAAGGTGAGGACTAAAAGTTGCAGTGGAAATCTTGGAAGTTTGGGTATTCATGTTAAAGAATATACATTTTCTTGATACAGTAGATGGAAATGGATCCACGTTTTCATGGACTCTTGAATCCCTCGAATGGATTTCAATCGAGGAATCAATCCATGGGCGAGTTCTCCAATGGGAAACTAGTAAATGGAATCAGGTCAGATATTAGTAATCCAGATCAGACGCTAGTTAATGGGCAGGGGTATCAAAGTTGCTTTCATGAACATAATGTTGGAGTGGTAAATGGTACCATCTCTAGTTCTTGTGTTGACACCGAGGATGAATATCAAGATGATTGTGACTTTTCCGATGCAGTTTTGAGGTTTATAGATCAAATGCTCATGGAAGAAGACATGGAGGACAAAACACATATGCTTCAAGAGTCGTTGGATCTTCAAGCACAAGAAAAGTCATTCTATGATGTCCTTGGTAAGAAATATCCACCTTCTCCTCAGCCCGAATCAGCTTTGTTTAGTCAATTTGGTGAGATCCCAGATGGCAATTCTTATGTAAATCCCCATAATTTATCACATAGCGATAGTAATGGCAATGGCTACCTAATTGATGCAGTCGATCCAAGGTGGATCAACGCTCCTTTATATAGAGATACTTCACTAGTAAGATGTCATACCACTGATCATATTCCCAACTCGTCTGTTAGTACGTCAAATAGCTTATAtaatattgatgatgttttctCGGTCTCGCCTATAAGTCCTCTGCAGATGCGTGAAATGCACAGTGAAAGTCAATCTGTATGGAATTTCAACAAGGGGGTGGAAGAAGCAAACAAGTTCCTTCCCGGTGAAAATATATCGTTAACCAGTTTGGATGTTCATGGTTTTTTAGCTCAAAACTCGATAGAAGAATCTGCCAAAGGGGTAATTGAGGTGGGGAAGAAAGATGAGGTGGAAGAATGCTCACCTTCTCAGTCAAAGGGTAAGAAAAATGGTCATTGTTTCGACTCGGATTTTGAAGAAGAGAGAAATAGCAAGCTTCCTGCTATCTGTACGGAATCTGATGTGCCTATGGAGGAATTTGATAATGTCTTGCTTATTTCCTTGGGGGAGCATGGTGAGAAATTTGCAGCTTATCGTGCTGACCTGAAATATGCAGCAAGTAAAGGTATGCAACACAATCGGAAACTAAAGGGATCGAGGGGTGGGAAGAGCCGTGGCAAGAAACAGAGCCGGAAAAAACAAGTTATTGATTTGAGAACCCTTTTGATTAGTTGTGCTCAAGCTGTTGCTGCTGACGAGCATCGAAATGCCAACGAACTTCTTAAACAGATCAGGCAGCATTCGTCTCCTTTTGGTGATGGGAATCAGAGATTGGCTCATTATTTTGCCGATGGTCTAGAAGCACGTTTGGCTGGCACTGGTAGCCAGATACATGAAGCCCTTGTTAATAGAAGAACAACTGCTGCCGATTACTTGAAAGCTTACTATACTTATCTTGCATCATCTCCATTCAGGAAGATAACTAATTTTGCCTCGAATAAGACAATCATCACAAAATCAGAAAAGGCAACAAGAGTTCATGTTATAGATTTTGGTATCCTTTATGGCTTCCAGTGGCCTACTTTTATTCAGCGTATCGCAGCGCGAAAAGGTGGTCCACCTAAGGTTCGGATTACCGGAATAGACTTTCCGCAACCTGGCTTCAGACCCGCGGAAAGAATTCAGGAGACAGGGCGCCGATTGGCCCATTATGCTGAGAAATTTAATGTTCCTTTTGAATACAATGCTATAGCCCAAAAGTGGGAAACAATCAGAATGGAGGATCTCAAGATCGACAAGGATGAATTCGTGGTAGTCACCTGCTTGTATCGAGGCAAGAACTTACTTGATGAGTCGGTGGTTGCAGAAAGCTCACGAACAGCGGTTCTTAACCTGATTAGGAAAATTAACCCGTCTTTATTCATCCATGGTGTACTCTATGGAGCATATAGCACGCCATTCTTTGTCACCAGGTTTCGGGAAGTTTTGTTCCACTTCTCTGCATTGTTTGACATGCTGGAATCAAACATACCTCGGGAGAAACAGGAAAGACTGCTGATTGAGAAAGATATATTTGGG
This genomic interval carries:
- the LOC140961839 gene encoding scarecrow-like protein 9 isoform X1, yielding MEMDPRFHGLLNPSNGFQSRNQSMGEFSNGKLVNGIRSDISNPDQTLVNGQGYQSCFHEHNVGVVNGTISSSCVDTEDEYQDDCDFSDAVLRFIDQMLMEEDMEDKTHMLQESLDLQAQEKSFYDVLGKKYPPSPQPESALFSQFGEIPDGNSYVNPHNLSHSDSNGNGYLIDAVDPRWINAPLYRDTSLVRCHTTDHIPNSSVSTSNSLYNIDDVFSVSPISPLQMREMHSESQSVWNFNKGVEEANKFLPGENISLTSLDVHGFLAQNSIEESAKGVIEVGKKDEVEECSPSQSKGKKNGHCFDSDFEEERNSKLPAICTESDVPMEEFDNVLLISLGEHGEKFAAYRADLKYAASKGMQHNRKLKGSRGGKSRGKKQSRKKQVIDLRTLLISCAQAVAADEHRNANELLKQIRQHSSPFGDGNQRLAHYFADGLEARLAGTGSQIHEALVNRRTTAADYLKAYYTYLASSPFRKITNFASNKTIITKSEKATRVHVIDFGILYGFQWPTFIQRIAARKGGPPKVRITGIDFPQPGFRPAERIQETGRRLAHYAEKFNVPFEYNAIAQKWETIRMEDLKIDKDEFVVVTCLYRGKNLLDESVVAESSRTAVLNLIRKINPSLFIHGVLYGAYSTPFFVTRFREVLFHFSALFDMLESNIPREKQERLLIEKDIFGKEALNVIACEGWERVERPETYKQWQVRGLRAGFMHIPFERDIMKGAIYKVRTCYHKDFVIDEDGHWLLMGWKGRIIYAISCWKPI
- the LOC140961839 gene encoding scarecrow-like protein 9 isoform X2 — its product is MLMEEDMEDKTHMLQESLDLQAQEKSFYDVLGKKYPPSPQPESALFSQFGEIPDGNSYVNPHNLSHSDSNGNGYLIDAVDPRWINAPLYRDTSLVRCHTTDHIPNSSVSTSNSLYNIDDVFSVSPISPLQMREMHSESQSVWNFNKGVEEANKFLPGENISLTSLDVHGFLAQNSIEESAKGVIEVGKKDEVEECSPSQSKGKKNGHCFDSDFEEERNSKLPAICTESDVPMEEFDNVLLISLGEHGEKFAAYRADLKYAASKGMQHNRKLKGSRGGKSRGKKQSRKKQVIDLRTLLISCAQAVAADEHRNANELLKQIRQHSSPFGDGNQRLAHYFADGLEARLAGTGSQIHEALVNRRTTAADYLKAYYTYLASSPFRKITNFASNKTIITKSEKATRVHVIDFGILYGFQWPTFIQRIAARKGGPPKVRITGIDFPQPGFRPAERIQETGRRLAHYAEKFNVPFEYNAIAQKWETIRMEDLKIDKDEFVVVTCLYRGKNLLDESVVAESSRTAVLNLIRKINPSLFIHGVLYGAYSTPFFVTRFREVLFHFSALFDMLESNIPREKQERLLIEKDIFGKEALNVIACEGWERVERPETYKQWQVRGLRAGFMHIPFERDIMKGAIYKVRTCYHKDFVIDEDGHWLLMGWKGRIIYAISCWKPI